One segment of Ascidiaceihabitans donghaensis DNA contains the following:
- a CDS encoding Hint domain-containing protein, with product METGFRGTFVISWSQTEVDGLEAASLHTLNVGAAWSWNGDALRVDGPADVLRLDRADGSENLRKRAARMVHRLVGAAMEHKPLGALDTSDDEALMVDNSFVVTDGAQSYTVTMIDVGKGGQPLLMFMDQMPPRNVDLWVVHHTLGAVAENPMSPQSGGVICFTPGTRIQTPDGAKMIQDLRIGDKVQTKDNGAQEILWAGSRRMTGARLFAMPHLRPIRIGAGALGVERPDQELLVSPAHRLLIQGEHAQALFNTREILVAAKDLVNGGNIQVDLNVPSVTYIHILLKNHQVLWANGVETESFHPANAALSTLDDSDRVRLLAGFPDLEYDPHTYGGYARRNLSASEAAILRHAA from the coding sequence ATGGAAACGGGCTTTCGAGGCACGTTTGTTATTTCCTGGTCGCAAACAGAAGTGGACGGTCTAGAGGCCGCGTCATTGCACACTCTCAATGTAGGTGCGGCGTGGTCCTGGAATGGCGATGCACTCCGGGTGGACGGCCCGGCTGATGTTTTGCGTCTGGACAGAGCAGACGGGTCGGAAAACTTGCGCAAACGGGCAGCACGCATGGTGCATCGTCTTGTTGGCGCAGCAATGGAACACAAACCCCTTGGGGCGTTGGACACAAGCGATGACGAGGCGCTTATGGTCGACAACAGCTTCGTAGTGACGGACGGGGCGCAAAGCTACACAGTGACGATGATTGATGTTGGCAAGGGCGGGCAGCCTTTGTTGATGTTCATGGATCAAATGCCACCACGCAATGTCGATTTGTGGGTGGTGCACCATACCCTTGGCGCGGTTGCCGAAAACCCGATGAGCCCGCAAAGCGGCGGTGTCATTTGCTTTACGCCAGGCACACGCATCCAGACCCCTGATGGCGCGAAAATGATCCAGGACTTGCGGATCGGCGACAAGGTTCAGACCAAAGACAATGGCGCTCAGGAAATTTTATGGGCGGGCAGTCGGCGCATGACGGGTGCGAGGTTGTTTGCGATGCCCCATCTGCGTCCGATCCGTATCGGAGCTGGCGCTTTGGGTGTGGAACGCCCGGATCAAGAGCTGTTGGTCAGCCCTGCGCACCGTTTGTTGATTCAGGGCGAACACGCGCAGGCCCTGTTCAACACACGCGAGATTTTGGTCGCCGCTAAGGATTTGGTCAACGGCGGCAACATTCAGGTCGATCTGAATGTGCCAAGCGTGACGTACATCCATATTTTGCTGAAAAACCATCAGGTTCTTTGGGCAAATGGCGTAGAAACAGAAAGCTTCCACCCGGCAAACGCAGCTTTGTCTACGTTGGACGACAGTGACCGTGTCCGTCTGCTGGCGGGCTTTCCAGACCTTGAATACGACCCGCATACCTATGGTGGATATGCGCGGCGCAACCTGTCTGCATCCGAGGCCGCGATTCTGCGGCATGCGGCGTAG
- a CDS encoding MarR family winged helix-turn-helix transcriptional regulator produces MPQERRTEQGEAVTALILDVFRLNGRLLIEGDRLVSGLGLTSARWQILGAIAYADQPESVAAHARTMGVHRQGVQRIVNEMHKEGIIGFEPNPHHKRAHLVVLTQKGKTLYEAAILRQNPWVNELSTGLSLDDLMTAQKVIDLLRTRLEEASTQESES; encoded by the coding sequence ATGCCACAAGAACGTCGAACAGAACAGGGAGAAGCCGTAACCGCGCTGATTCTGGATGTGTTTCGGCTTAATGGACGCTTGCTGATCGAGGGCGACCGGCTCGTGTCGGGCCTTGGTCTGACAAGTGCCCGATGGCAAATTCTCGGCGCCATCGCATATGCGGATCAGCCAGAATCAGTCGCGGCGCACGCCCGAACTATGGGTGTTCACAGGCAAGGTGTTCAGCGGATCGTGAATGAGATGCACAAGGAGGGGATTATTGGTTTCGAACCAAACCCCCACCACAAGCGTGCGCATCTTGTTGTTCTTACACAGAAAGGCAAAACCCTCTATGAAGCTGCAATTCTAAGGCAGAATCCATGGGTCAATGAGCTATCCACGGGGCTTTCTCTGGATGATCTCATGACAGCGCAAAAAGTCATTGATCTGCTCAGGACACGCCTTGAAGAGGCATCGACACAAGAGAGCGAAAGCTAG
- a CDS encoding antibiotic biosynthesis monooxygenase family protein, whose product MVNIKPLDPDFHIEQQLGIEAGPVVLINLFTVDPVDQDALVEAWASDAQWMKKQPGYISTQLHKAIGDGSMYLNYAVWDSVADFRTAFANPEFQQHLSHYPSSAVTSPHLFEKIAVPNCCTA is encoded by the coding sequence ATGGTCAACATCAAACCTCTGGACCCTGATTTCCACATCGAACAGCAATTGGGCATCGAAGCCGGGCCTGTTGTTCTTATCAACCTTTTCACGGTCGATCCGGTTGATCAGGACGCTCTGGTTGAAGCTTGGGCAAGCGATGCGCAATGGATGAAGAAACAGCCGGGGTACATCAGCACCCAACTGCATAAAGCTATTGGGGATGGCAGCATGTATCTAAACTATGCTGTTTGGGATTCCGTAGCAGACTTTCGCACCGCCTTTGCGAACCCTGAATTTCAGCAACATCTCAGCCACTATCCCTCAAGCGCGGTGACATCGCCCCATCTGTTCGAAAAGATCGCTGTGCCCAATTGCTGCACAGCCTAA
- a CDS encoding TlpA disulfide reductase family protein, with amino-acid sequence MKTTVAALVYTALAVFANPALSDVDAAAALRTGDMKKLVFHSSPEAVPNKAFQLADGAGDMSLSAFRGKHVLVNFWATWCAPCRKEMPMLSELQTEFGGDDFEVVTIATGRNSPAGIQKFFAETNINNLPRHQDPKQQLASQMGVFGLPITVIIDPEGREIARLRGDADWASDSAKAIIKTLISD; translated from the coding sequence ATGAAAACTACTGTTGCTGCGCTCGTTTATACGGCCCTTGCCGTCTTCGCAAACCCTGCCTTGTCCGATGTGGACGCCGCAGCGGCCTTGCGCACCGGCGACATGAAAAAACTGGTATTTCATAGCAGCCCCGAGGCCGTGCCGAACAAAGCCTTTCAATTGGCTGACGGGGCAGGCGATATGTCCCTGAGCGCCTTTCGCGGCAAGCATGTTTTGGTGAACTTCTGGGCAACCTGGTGTGCACCGTGCCGCAAGGAAATGCCCATGCTGTCGGAATTGCAAACCGAATTTGGCGGCGATGATTTTGAAGTCGTGACCATAGCCACAGGGCGCAATTCACCCGCTGGAATACAAAAATTCTTTGCCGAAACAAACATCAACAACCTGCCGCGTCATCAGGACCCCAAACAACAACTGGCCAGCCAGATGGGCGTGTTTGGTCTGCCGATCACAGTGATCATCGACCCCGAAGGCCGTGAGATTGCGCGATTGCGCGGCGATGCCGATTGGGCTTCAGACAGTGCGAAAGCCATCATAAAGACGCTCATAAGCGATTGA
- the argH gene encoding argininosuccinate lyase has protein sequence MTDNTSNTMWGGRFAAGPDAIMEAINASIGFDQRMAAQDIAGSRAHAAMLGATNILTDTDVEAIREGLLTVLSEIEGGDFKFSTALEDIHMNVESRLKEIIGEPAGRLHTGRSRNDQVATDFKLWVRDQFDAAEAGLLALIHALLGQAEAGADWVMPGFTHLQVAQPVTWGHHMMAYVEMFGRDLSRVRDARARMNTSPLGAAALAGTSFPIDRHMTAKALGFDAPAANSLDAVSDRDFALEFLSVASISAMHLSRFAEELVIWSSAQFRFVALSDRFSTGSSIMPQKKNPDAAELIRAKVGRIYGANTGLMMVMKGLPLTYSKDMQEDKEQVFDAADSWMLAMAAMEGMVKDMTANRESLAVAAASGFSTATDLADWLVRVLGMPFRDAHHVTGTLVGMAESKGCDLPDLSLDDMQSVHQHITADVFDVLGVQNSVNSRISYGGTAPAQVREQIKRWKEILA, from the coding sequence ATGACAGACAATACCTCGAACACCATGTGGGGCGGCCGCTTTGCCGCTGGTCCCGATGCGATTATGGAAGCAATTAATGCATCCATCGGATTTGACCAGCGCATGGCAGCCCAGGATATCGCAGGCTCGCGCGCCCATGCCGCTATGTTGGGCGCCACGAACATTTTGACAGATACCGATGTTGAAGCGATCCGTGAAGGCCTGCTCACGGTCTTGTCAGAAATTGAGGGTGGAGATTTCAAGTTTTCCACTGCTTTGGAAGACATCCACATGAATGTGGAAAGCCGTCTGAAGGAAATCATCGGCGAACCTGCGGGACGCTTGCACACAGGGCGTTCGCGCAACGATCAGGTGGCCACAGATTTCAAATTGTGGGTGCGCGATCAGTTTGATGCGGCAGAAGCCGGTTTGTTGGCTTTGATCCACGCCCTTTTGGGGCAGGCCGAAGCTGGCGCGGATTGGGTTATGCCCGGTTTCACACACCTGCAAGTCGCCCAGCCCGTCACATGGGGGCATCACATGATGGCCTACGTCGAAATGTTTGGCCGCGATCTGTCCCGCGTCCGCGACGCGCGTGCGCGTATGAACACTTCGCCTTTGGGTGCGGCGGCCTTGGCGGGCACGTCCTTTCCGATTGATCGCCACATGACGGCCAAGGCGCTGGGCTTTGATGCCCCTGCCGCCAATTCTTTGGATGCCGTCAGCGACCGCGATTTTGCGCTTGAGTTCCTGAGCGTGGCCAGCATCAGCGCCATGCATCTGTCGCGTTTTGCCGAAGAACTGGTGATTTGGTCATCTGCCCAGTTCCGCTTTGTGGCTTTGTCGGACCGCTTTTCCACAGGCTCTTCGATCATGCCGCAAAAGAAAAACCCCGATGCCGCGGAATTGATCCGCGCCAAGGTGGGGCGCATTTACGGGGCCAACACCGGGTTGATGATGGTGATGAAGGGCTTGCCGCTGACCTATTCCAAGGACATGCAGGAGGACAAAGAACAGGTCTTTGACGCCGCAGACAGTTGGATGCTGGCGATGGCTGCGATGGAAGGCATGGTCAAAGACATGACCGCCAACCGCGAAAGCCTTGCAGTGGCCGCAGCCTCAGGGTTTTCGACCGCGACCGATCTGGCAGACTGGCTCGTACGTGTTTTGGGTATGCCATTTCGCGATGCGCATCACGTGACGGGCACCCTTGTTGGGATGGCGGAATCTAAAGGATGTGATCTACCTGACCTTAGTCTTGATGATATGCAATCGGTACATCAGCACATCACCGCTGACGTGTTTGACGTGTTGGGCGTGCAAAACTCGGTCAATTCGCGTATATCCTATGGCGGGACTGCACCTGCACAGGTGCGTGAACAGATCAAACGGTGGAAGGAAATTCTGGCATGA
- a CDS encoding DUF2834 domain-containing protein produces MSLLRMIYLALAIWGAIHPMYYFITWFNENGYDIMAMVDAWHVNAASSGLVWDLTIAAVTLTVWIIAEVAVRRNWMALIAIPATFCIGVSCGLPLYLFLRTRPVA; encoded by the coding sequence ATGTCTTTACTGCGTATGATTTATCTTGCCCTTGCCATTTGGGGGGCAATCCACCCGATGTATTACTTCATCACGTGGTTCAACGAAAATGGCTATGATATCATGGCTATGGTCGATGCGTGGCACGTCAATGCGGCATCCAGCGGTCTGGTGTGGGATCTGACGATTGCGGCTGTGACGTTGACGGTCTGGATCATTGCGGAGGTGGCTGTGCGGCGCAATTGGATGGCGCTGATCGCTATTCCCGCCACCTTCTGCATCGGGGTTTCATGCGGGCTCCCACTGTATTTGTTTTTACGGACGCGGCCTGTGGCGTAA
- a CDS encoding sugar-transfer associated ATP-grasp domain-containing protein: MADASIDTAQSSLLEAPTETATPQTPAIVQVAKEYGVSPVRQMRDIMGLRFGARKMSGAEYYSLRLFDPARANKASFTGQNGINALNTSMNPPMAVPTRAFVGNKLLYTELLAKLGIATSHTQALVSTFRTLGTLPVLKDAQTLVDFLRNDAKYPLFGKPHHGSLSEGSVRINGIDGDELLMANGRRIGVEQFAKDVFAQYPGGFMIQTALDPHADMARIAGPAVGCVRVVTVNDGTGAKPAYALWKMPAPDAMSDNFWQHGSLLAMLDLASGTVTTCHRGAGLEMEAFDDHPVSGVAVVGQTLPFWAETLQMATDAHAVFPEFGVCGFDIAVTPDGPKVLECNDNPSHMLYQLASGKGVNNADLAPVWAAVATRQTKQLARLKGK, encoded by the coding sequence ATGGCAGACGCAAGCATAGATACAGCCCAGTCCTCATTGTTGGAGGCCCCAACCGAAACGGCGACCCCGCAGACACCGGCCATCGTTCAGGTTGCAAAAGAATATGGCGTGTCACCTGTGCGCCAAATGCGCGATATCATGGGGCTGCGGTTCGGTGCGCGCAAAATGAGTGGGGCAGAATACTACAGTTTGCGGCTGTTTGACCCAGCACGTGCAAACAAAGCATCATTTACAGGACAAAATGGCATCAACGCACTGAACACGTCGATGAACCCGCCCATGGCGGTTCCGACACGCGCGTTTGTGGGCAACAAACTGCTGTACACAGAACTATTGGCGAAGTTGGGCATTGCCACATCACACACTCAGGCGTTGGTCAGTACGTTTCGCACACTGGGAACGCTACCAGTTCTGAAAGACGCGCAAACGCTCGTCGATTTCTTGCGAAACGATGCCAAATATCCGCTGTTTGGCAAACCGCATCACGGATCGTTGTCTGAAGGGTCGGTGCGTATCAACGGGATCGACGGTGACGAATTGCTGATGGCCAACGGCCGCCGCATCGGGGTCGAGCAGTTTGCAAAGGATGTGTTCGCACAGTATCCAGGCGGCTTTATGATACAGACGGCATTGGACCCACATGCGGATATGGCCCGGATTGCAGGGCCAGCGGTGGGATGCGTCCGTGTGGTGACTGTCAATGACGGGACCGGCGCGAAACCGGCTTATGCGCTATGGAAAATGCCTGCGCCGGACGCGATGTCCGACAACTTTTGGCAACACGGCAGCCTATTGGCGATGCTGGATCTGGCCAGCGGCACAGTGACCACCTGCCATCGGGGCGCGGGCCTTGAGATGGAAGCCTTCGATGATCATCCGGTTTCTGGTGTCGCTGTGGTTGGGCAAACCTTGCCGTTTTGGGCAGAGACGCTTCAAATGGCCACCGACGCGCATGCGGTCTTTCCTGAATTCGGCGTTTGTGGATTTGACATTGCGGTAACGCCAGATGGCCCCAAGGTTTTGGAATGCAACGATAATCCATCGCATATGCTCTATCAGCTTGCTTCAGGCAAAGGCGTTAACAACGCTGACTTGGCCCCGGTTTGGGCGGCTGTTGCGACAAGACAAACAAAACAATTGGCCCGGTTGAAGGGCAAATGA
- the lysA gene encoding diaminopimelate decarboxylase: MDHFLYKDGALHAEDVPVAEIAAAVGTPFYVYSTATLLRHFKLFDEALEGMDHLVCYAMKAASNQAILKTLGDAGAGMDVVSGGEYRRARAAGVPGERIVFSGVGKTAEEIELALTGGIRQFNVESEPEMEVLNAVALRLGKVAPITIRVNPDVDAKTHAKIATGKSENKFGIPISRAKEVYALAATMKGLQVIGIDVHIGSQLTDLQPYEDAYNKVAELTQELRAEGHTITRLDLGGGLGIPYHQSNEAPPLPSDYGALVKRTLGHLGCEIEIEPGRLIAGNAGLMVSEVIYVKEGEDREFLIIDGAMNDLIRPAMYDAHHDIIPVVEPAPGAEPATYDIVGPVCESGDTFAKHRDMPEMKAGELVAFRSAGAYGAVMSSEYNSRPLIPEVLVHGDQFAVIRRRPTFDEMINRDTIPEWL; encoded by the coding sequence ATGGATCATTTTCTTTACAAAGACGGCGCTTTGCACGCCGAAGATGTCCCTGTGGCTGAGATTGCCGCCGCTGTGGGCACGCCGTTTTACGTCTATTCGACTGCGACCTTGCTGCGCCATTTCAAGCTGTTTGACGAGGCTTTGGAGGGCATGGACCACCTTGTGTGTTACGCCATGAAAGCGGCAAGCAATCAGGCGATTCTTAAAACGCTGGGCGACGCTGGTGCGGGTATGGACGTGGTGTCGGGCGGCGAATACCGCCGGGCGCGGGCTGCGGGTGTGCCGGGCGAGCGTATCGTGTTTTCAGGTGTGGGCAAAACGGCCGAGGAAATAGAGTTGGCGTTGACCGGAGGTATCCGTCAATTCAACGTGGAATCCGAACCTGAAATGGAAGTGCTGAACGCTGTCGCCTTGCGGCTGGGCAAAGTGGCACCTATCACCATTCGGGTGAACCCCGATGTCGACGCAAAAACGCATGCGAAAATCGCAACTGGCAAATCCGAAAACAAATTCGGTATTCCGATTTCACGGGCCAAAGAGGTCTACGCATTGGCCGCGACCATGAAAGGTCTGCAAGTGATCGGCATCGACGTGCATATCGGAAGTCAATTGACAGACCTGCAACCCTATGAAGACGCCTACAACAAAGTGGCAGAATTGACGCAAGAACTGCGCGCCGAAGGTCACACCATCACGCGTTTGGATCTGGGCGGTGGCTTGGGCATTCCCTACCACCAATCCAACGAGGCCCCGCCACTGCCCAGCGACTATGGCGCTTTGGTCAAACGCACTTTGGGCCATCTGGGGTGCGAAATCGAAATAGAACCGGGCCGCTTGATCGCGGGCAATGCGGGGCTCATGGTCAGCGAAGTGATCTACGTCAAAGAAGGCGAAGATCGCGAATTTCTGATCATTGATGGTGCAATGAACGATCTGATCCGGCCCGCAATGTACGATGCACACCACGATATCATCCCCGTGGTAGAACCAGCGCCCGGCGCAGAGCCTGCGACCTACGATATTGTCGGTCCCGTTTGCGAATCTGGCGACACTTTTGCAAAGCACCGCGACATGCCGGAAATGAAGGCAGGCGAACTGGTCGCCTTTAGATCTGCCGGTGCTTATGGCGCTGTCATGTCGTCTGAATACAATTCCCGACCCCTTATTCCGGAAGTTTTGGTGCATGGCGATCAATTCGCGGTTATCCGCCGACGTCCGACCTTTGACGAAATGATAAATCGAGATACCATTCCAGAATGGCTCTAG
- a CDS encoding TIGR02302 family protein, whose amino-acid sequence MASFSKHDIARSMKSLVWPLRLTWFGMVSENLMRALWPLMTVVMAVLAFLMMGLHDIVPLEAIWICAVVAGAFGAVALFYAFRKFRLPSREQALARLDASLPGRPIQALRDSQAIGAGDAASTAVWRAHQARMAARAEAATPVAGDLRIADRDPYALRYAALLALVVAVFFGSLTRVGSVTDLGAGGTALANGPVWEGWLDAPRYTGKPTIYLNDIPEGPLSVPSGSLITLRMYGEVGALTLSETVSGRTEVPPASNSEQDFTILQDGTIAINGPGGRVWDIAVVEDAAPRVAVLADPEASALGQMTLPFAASDDYGVEAGEARIALDLTAVTRTHGLAVAPEMRGEIVVPLPMPISGDRTEFEENLVEDFSEHPWSNLPVTITLTALDASEQVTQTDPRAIVLPGRRFFDPAAAAIIEQRRDLLWSRSNAGRVAQILRAVVHRPSDIMRSEVTALRLRQVIRSLETQARLELDTQQQEAIAADLWALALELEEGDLQDALERMRRAQERLSQAMRDGASDAEIQELMQELSRATEDYMNQLRREAQQRGSDEENGAEQRQNSDDAMTLTQDDIQRMMDRIQELMEQGRMAEAEEALREFQEMMENMQMSQQQGGEGSAGEQAMEDLSESLRNQQGLSDQAFRDLQEQFNPNAQTGESQGNEGRNGGQGQGQSHEGQGGEGEEQGQQQSEGGTQSGQSGAGEQSLADRQQALRDELNRQQGSLPGAGTPEGQAARDALDRAGRAMDDAAESLRNDDLAGAIDDQAQAMQALRDGLQALGEQLAQENEQQQQGQGNAEANRQAQNTDPLGRNQGNGEGGSSDGELLQGEDVYRRAQDLLDEIRRRSGENERSEVELDYLKRLLDRF is encoded by the coding sequence ATGGCTTCTTTTTCGAAACATGACATTGCCCGCAGCATGAAGTCACTGGTGTGGCCTTTGCGCCTGACGTGGTTTGGCATGGTTTCGGAAAACCTGATGCGCGCCTTGTGGCCACTTATGACGGTGGTGATGGCCGTGCTCGCCTTCTTGATGATGGGCCTGCACGATATTGTGCCGCTTGAAGCGATATGGATCTGCGCGGTTGTTGCGGGCGCCTTTGGGGCAGTTGCGCTGTTTTATGCGTTTCGTAAATTTCGGCTGCCCAGTCGTGAACAGGCTCTTGCACGACTTGATGCAAGCCTGCCCGGGCGGCCCATTCAGGCGTTGCGTGACAGTCAGGCAATCGGTGCAGGCGATGCGGCATCCACAGCCGTTTGGCGTGCGCATCAGGCGCGGATGGCGGCGCGGGCCGAAGCGGCAACACCTGTGGCGGGCGATTTGCGTATAGCGGACCGTGACCCTTATGCGTTGCGCTATGCGGCTTTGTTGGCATTGGTGGTGGCTGTCTTTTTCGGATCATTGACCCGTGTTGGGTCGGTGACAGATCTTGGGGCAGGTGGCACAGCGCTTGCCAACGGCCCTGTTTGGGAAGGCTGGCTGGATGCGCCGCGCTATACCGGAAAGCCCACAATCTATTTGAACGACATTCCTGAAGGTCCGTTGTCGGTGCCTTCTGGCAGTTTGATCACGTTGCGGATGTACGGCGAAGTGGGCGCATTGACCCTGTCGGAAACAGTATCGGGCCGCACCGAAGTCCCCCCTGCGTCCAACAGCGAACAAGACTTCACAATCTTGCAAGACGGCACGATCGCCATCAACGGCCCAGGTGGCCGGGTGTGGGACATTGCTGTGGTTGAAGACGCAGCCCCGCGGGTCGCAGTGCTCGCCGATCCTGAGGCGTCCGCCCTTGGTCAAATGACATTGCCGTTCGCTGCCAGTGATGACTACGGCGTTGAAGCAGGCGAAGCACGCATCGCGTTAGACCTGACGGCAGTGACCCGCACACATGGACTTGCGGTCGCACCCGAAATGCGTGGCGAAATCGTTGTGCCTTTGCCGATGCCGATCTCGGGGGACCGCACCGAATTCGAAGAAAATCTGGTCGAGGATTTTTCAGAGCATCCCTGGTCCAATCTACCTGTCACAATCACGCTTACGGCGCTTGACGCATCTGAACAGGTCACACAAACCGATCCTCGGGCGATCGTTCTGCCCGGACGCAGGTTCTTTGACCCTGCGGCGGCGGCGATCATCGAACAACGGCGCGACCTTTTGTGGTCGCGCAGCAATGCCGGACGCGTGGCGCAGATTTTGCGGGCTGTGGTGCACCGCCCCTCAGATATTATGCGGTCCGAAGTCACGGCATTGCGTCTGCGCCAAGTGATCCGCAGCTTGGAAACCCAAGCCAGACTAGAACTGGATACGCAGCAGCAAGAGGCCATCGCAGCCGACCTTTGGGCATTGGCGCTTGAGCTGGAGGAAGGCGATTTGCAAGACGCATTGGAACGCATGCGCCGTGCGCAGGAACGCCTAAGTCAGGCAATGCGCGACGGCGCATCTGATGCGGAAATCCAAGAGTTGATGCAAGAACTGAGCCGTGCCACCGAAGACTACATGAACCAGCTGCGCCGAGAGGCCCAACAACGTGGTTCTGATGAGGAAAATGGCGCAGAGCAGCGTCAGAACTCTGATGATGCGATGACGCTGACGCAAGATGACATCCAGCGCATGATGGACCGTATTCAGGAGTTGATGGAACAGGGCCGTATGGCCGAAGCCGAAGAAGCGTTGCGTGAATTCCAGGAAATGATGGAAAACATGCAAATGTCGCAACAACAGGGGGGCGAAGGCTCTGCTGGCGAACAAGCTATGGAAGACCTGTCAGAATCGCTGCGCAACCAGCAAGGGCTGAGCGATCAGGCGTTTCGTGATCTGCAAGAACAGTTCAACCCAAACGCTCAAACCGGCGAAAGTCAGGGCAACGAGGGGCGAAATGGCGGTCAGGGGCAGGGCCAAAGCCATGAGGGGCAAGGCGGCGAAGGCGAAGAACAAGGCCAGCAACAAAGCGAAGGCGGCACACAGTCGGGACAATCTGGTGCAGGCGAACAGTCGTTGGCAGATCGCCAGCAAGCGTTGCGGGATGAATTGAACCGTCAGCAAGGCAGTTTGCCGGGTGCGGGAACGCCTGAAGGTCAAGCTGCACGCGACGCATTGGACCGTGCCGGCCGTGCGATGGACGACGCGGCGGAAAGCTTGCGCAACGATGATCTTGCCGGTGCCATCGATGATCAGGCGCAAGCTATGCAGGCCTTGCGCGACGGGCTACAAGCGTTGGGCGAACAGCTGGCGCAAGAAAACGAACAGCAACAGCAGGGCCAAGGCAACGCAGAAGCCAACCGCCAAGCCCAAAACACTGACCCATTGGGCCGCAACCAAGGCAATGGCGAAGGTGGCAGCAGCGACGGTGAATTGCTGCAAGGCGAAGATGTGTATCGCCGTGCACAGGATCTGCTAGACGAAATCCGTCGCCGTTCGGGTGAAAACGAACGCAGCGAGGTGGAATTGGATTACCTCAAACGCCTGTTGGATCGCTTCTGA
- a CDS encoding zinc-ribbon domain-containing protein: MRLICPNCDAQYEVPLDVVPTEGRDVQCSNCGQTWFQHHPDHMPAEPEPESETEAHVKEATIPPASDEEHVDISPSAPPSGPAPTRQELDPQVSDILRQEAELETAARVQDADPLESQPELGLPDTEDEAAKRAREARDRMARMRGEDPQPDVAAAAVGSRRDLLPDIEEINSTLRSTGDRQISGDAAAAASEPNRRKRGGFKRGFFFVVMIAVALAALYIFAPALAKTVPALDDLLAGYIGVIDQARVWLDVKVQDMLKWLDATAASQSQ; this comes from the coding sequence ATGCGACTGATTTGTCCGAATTGCGATGCGCAATATGAAGTCCCTTTGGACGTCGTTCCCACCGAGGGTCGTGACGTTCAATGTTCCAACTGCGGCCAAACCTGGTTTCAGCACCATCCCGATCACATGCCTGCCGAACCGGAGCCGGAATCCGAGACCGAAGCCCACGTAAAAGAGGCCACGATACCGCCTGCCTCGGATGAAGAACACGTAGATATTTCACCGTCTGCGCCGCCGTCCGGCCCTGCCCCGACGCGGCAGGAATTGGACCCGCAGGTGTCGGATATTTTGCGCCAAGAAGCAGAACTAGAAACGGCCGCACGGGTTCAGGATGCGGACCCTTTGGAAAGTCAGCCGGAACTGGGCCTGCCTGACACCGAAGACGAAGCTGCAAAGCGTGCCCGCGAAGCCCGGGACAGGATGGCGCGTATGCGTGGTGAAGACCCGCAGCCCGATGTGGCAGCCGCCGCTGTCGGGTCACGCCGTGATCTGTTGCCCGACATCGAAGAAATAAATTCTACCTTGCGTTCTACTGGTGATCGCCAAATTTCCGGTGACGCCGCAGCAGCGGCATCCGAACCCAACCGTCGCAAGCGTGGCGGGTTCAAGCGCGGCTTTTTCTTTGTTGTTATGATCGCGGTTGCGCTGGCGGCATTGTACATTTTCGCACCTGCCTTGGCCAAAACAGTGCCTGCGTTGGATGATCTTCTGGCTGGGTACATTGGCGTGATCGATCAAGCACGCGTCTGGCTGGACGTCAAAGTGCAAGACATGCTGAAATGGCTGGACGCAACGGCGGCATCCCAATCGCAATAG